The region AAAAGCTTCATAAAGTTTTATTATCTCATAATAAGTTTGCGCTAAATCGTTTGGTTTTATTCTTCTTGAATAATCTAAAGCACTTAATAAAAGATCTAAAGCTTTTTTATTATTATTGTTTGTTTGCTCAATTTTTGCCAATTCTAATTCAACAAAAGGTGAATAAACATAAGCATTCAACTCTTTTTGTTTATTATAAAGTTTTCTAAGAATATCTTTTGATTCATTAGTTAAACCTTTTTTTACTAAATACAAATAATAATTGTAATAAAAATCTATAATCACAGGGTTAGAATTATTATCTTTTATATATTGTGGATTTTTATAAGCATAATCAAAATATCTATCAAGTGCCACATTATCATTTTTTTCATAAAGTATTAAAAACCTATATAAAAACTCTTTTGATAAAACATCTTTATTATCAACCATTTCAACTTTAGCAGATAAACTTTCTGCCTCTTCATAATCTTTTAAAGCTAAAGCCATTCTTTCCAAATATAAATATATATTTGGGTCTCTATCATTATTAAAGGTTTTAAGAAGTTGATTATAAGATTTTTGTGTAGGTACTTCTATTAAACATTCGAAAAAATCGTATTTTGTTTTTTCATCTTTTATCAGTAGTTCAAATGTCTGTTCTCTTGCAGTTTCTAAAGCTTCATTTAATAAAAAACATTTTCCAGTTTTCAAATAATTTTGAATAAGTTCAATATTTACCTCATCAAATATAGCGTCAATAGATTCATATCCAAACCTTTTAGCAATACTATTTGATATCTTTCTATAAACCCTTTTTGATTTTAAGATGATTTCATAATTTTTTTTGATTTTATTATTTAATAATTCTTGCAATAATACTTTTTGTTGCATTGATTCTGAAGACTGGTATTTAGTAGCTAAAATTGCAGGTTCAATATAACCTTGACGCATAAGAATCTCATCTAAATACATTTTTGATTTTTCAAAAAATATTCCATTTGGAAAATCATTTATAATATCTTTATATAACTCTTTTGCTTTTGATAAATATTTATCTGTTCTATCATACATACTCATATATGTATTTGCCAATTTATATTTAAAATCCTCAATAGAAGCTGCTTTTTTAGTTTTACCAAGAAGTTCAGTTAAAATCTCTACTGCAAACTCTGGCATTCCTACTTTTGTAAGTTTATCAACTTTTTCCAAAGCTAAAAAAGAGTCTTGCGCATAATAATCTATATTTCTTTTTAAAACTTTTGAGATAAGTTCATAAGCTTTTTCTCTTTCACCATTTGCAATATATACATCAAATAATTCATCAGCTACAATAGTTGCAATTTGAATATCAGTTGTTTCCGTTAAAATTTTATATAATACAGTTATTGCTTTATCATAATCTCTTTGATATTTATGTATTTTTGCTAAATAGATTTTTCCATATGCTTTAATTAATGGATTATCAAAATTATTAATAATAATATTTGCAAAATATAAAGCATCATTTGCCTTATTTGTATCAAGTTTTAATTCAATTAATACCATATAAGCTTTTGCTAAATCATCTTCATGAATCTTTGAATCATTTATAGCTGCTTCCAACTCTTTTGATGCTTGTAAAATTATTCTTTTTGATTTTTTCTTTAGTGCAAGTTCTCCATAAACTATAATTAAATCTGATTCTAAAACATTTATTTTATTTATTCTTTTAAATGCTTCTATTTGAGAAAAAGCTTCATCAATTTTTCCCTCTTTTGAAATCTTTCTTGCATGATTAATAATCTCAAACCCATCCGCAATCTCTTGTTTCCTTTTTTCAGAGATTTGATTTCCAGAAGAATTTATAAAACCATAATAAAAATCTTTTCTTGCTTCTAAAAATGAACTTAATAAAAATAATATTATTAGTAGTTTCAATACTTACCTTTTCTTCTTTTTTAATTCATATACATATGAGAATATTTCTGCCATAGCTTTATAAAACTCATTTGGTATCTCTTGATCAATCTCGATTTGTGAATATATTGATCTAGCAAGAGATGGATTTTCAATTATAGGAATACTATTATCTCTAGCAATATCTTTTATCTTTAATGCAATAAAATCTATACCTTTTGCTACAACTTTAGGTGCATTATCAACCTGATTATCATATTTCAAGGCAATTGCATAATGAGTTGGATTTGTAATTACAACGTCAGCTTCAGGAACATCTGACATCATCCTTTTCATTGACATTTGCATTTGAATCTTACGAATTCGACCCTTTACCTGAGGATCCCCTTCCATATTCTTATATTCATCTTTTACTTCTTGTTTACTCATTCGAAGAGATTTAAAGAAATAATATCTTGTAAAATAAAAATCAATTATAGCAAAAATTATTATAATTAAAAGTATAGCAGCTAAAAAATACCCGGTTAGCTCAATTATAGTATGTAAAGTTGCATTAAATTCTTTATTCATCATTGCTAAAAAAGATTTATAAGTGAACGTAAAAAGTAAAAACATTACTGTTACTATTATAATTAATTTTAAAGTTAATTTTATAGCTTCTAATAATTTTTTTAATCCAAATACACCCTTTATACCTTTAATAGGGTCTAATTTCTGTAAATCAATTTTCATAGGAGTGATTAAAAATCCAAATTGGCTCCAATTTGTTATAAAAGTTAGTAAAAGTACTAAAATAAAAAGAGGTAATAATGTAACAACTAAAGTAATAACTGTAGTATATCCTATTGAATAAAAGGTATTTCCACTTACATCTTGACCAATAAACCCATAAACAAATAGCATTAATTTTTTTATTTCATTGACAGCAGAACCTGAAAAAAATAGTAAATATAATGAACCAAAAAATAAGATAGTTGCCCCAGTTACTTCCATAGATTTAGGTACATTTCCCTCTTTTTTAGCATCCTCTATTTTTTTGGATGTGGGTTCTTCGGTTTTTTCTT is a window of Halarcobacter sp. DNA encoding:
- the flhB gene encoding flagellar biosynthesis protein FlhB, with protein sequence MAGDEEEKTEEPTSKKIEDAKKEGNVPKSMEVTGATILFFGSLYLLFFSGSAVNEIKKLMLFVYGFIGQDVSGNTFYSIGYTTVITLVVTLLPLFILVLLLTFITNWSQFGFLITPMKIDLQKLDPIKGIKGVFGLKKLLEAIKLTLKLIIIVTVMFLLFTFTYKSFLAMMNKEFNATLHTIIELTGYFLAAILLIIIIFAIIDFYFTRYYFFKSLRMSKQEVKDEYKNMEGDPQVKGRIRKIQMQMSMKRMMSDVPEADVVITNPTHYAIALKYDNQVDNAPKVVAKGIDFIALKIKDIARDNSIPIIENPSLARSIYSQIEIDQEIPNEFYKAMAEIFSYVYELKKKKR